TGTAATTAAACTATGAGAACCCAAGGACAAACATCCGAAAAATGCACCCTCTACTTAAAATCGTTAATAACTCTTTCATTGACCTGCTTACTCCCTCCAATATTTCAGCATGATGAAATTTTGGATCCCTATTAGGAATCTACCTAGTCCTACAAATCCTTACAGGCCTATTCCTAGCCATACATTATACAGCAGATACATCTACTGCATTCTCGTCAGTCACTCACATCTGCTGAGACATCAACTACAGATGAATTATTGGATATATACATGCCAATGGAGCATCTAcatttttcatctgcttatttaTGCACATTGGACGTGGCATCTATTATGGATCATTTGCCTACAATGAAACACGAAATACCGGAATTCTGCTTCTATTTACAGTCATAGCAACAGCCTTCATAGGCTATGTACTACCATGAGGACAAATATCCTTTTGAGGAGTAATAGTAATTACAAACCTTTTGTCCACAATCCCTAACATTGGGTCCAATCTAATAGAATGAATCTGAGGGGGATTTTCAGTAGACAAGGCAACCCTTACACGATTCTTTGCCTTTCACTTCATTCTTCCCTTTATTATCCTTGGTCTAACATTAGTCCACCTACTATTCCTACATGAAACGGGATCTAACAACCCAATAGGAATCGTATCCGACTCAGATAAAATCCCATTCCACCCATACTATACAACTAAAGATATTCTAGGACTTTTCCTCATGATCATAGCATTAATAATGCTAGCCCTATTCTTTCCCAACCTACCATGAGACCCAAATAACTATATACCAGCAAATCCCCTAAACACACCACCCCATATCAAACCAGAATATTTTCTATTTGCATATGCAATTCTATGCTGGGAGGAGTATTAGCATTAGTCCTATCCATCCTTGTACTAGCAATTATTCCACTACTACATACGTCAAAACAACAAACGATAACATTCCGACCTCTAAGTCAAATTATCTTCTGACTCCTAGTAGCTGATCTCTTAGTCCTAACCTGAATTGGAGGACAACCCATAGAACACCCTTTCATCTTAATTGGACAAGCAGCCTCCATCCTCTACTTCACACTAATTCTAGCAGCCATAGCAATTGCAGGTATTATCGAAAATAATCTCATAAAATGAAGAGTCTTTGTAGTATATCTTAATACTCTGGCTTTGTAAACCAGCGAAGGAACTAACCTTCCCCAAGACTCAGGAGGAAGACAGCAGCCCTACCGTCAGCACCCAAAGCTGAAATTCTCTATAAACTACCTCCTATAATATAAATAGCTCAACAGGCATTATATAAGTATATGCTATGCATAATCATGCATTAATGGTTTGCCCCATGAATATAAGTAAGTACATTATATTATTATAGTACACAGGACATATTATGTTTAATTATGCATTAATGGTTTAGCCCATGCATATAAGCaggtatattatattattatagtaCATAGGACATACTATGTTTAATCGTACAATAATGATTTACCCCATGCATATAAGCAAGTACATTATATCCTTAAAGTACATAGTACATACTATTATTGATTGGACATAGCACATTAAGTCAAATCATTTCCAGTCCACATGCATATCTCTACCACTGAAGGCCGCCTAATCACCATGCCGCATGAAATCACCAACCCGCCCACAATCGTGTCCCTCTTCTCACTCCGGGTCCATTGAGACTGGGGGTAGCTATGTTGAATCTATATCTGGCATCTGGTTCTTACTTCAGGGTCATACTACTCTAACCGCTCACTCGTTCCTCTTAAATAAGGCATCTTGATGGATTAGTGACTAATCAGCCCATGCTCACACATAACTGTGCCGTCATGCctctggtattttttaatttttggagtgTGAGTTTCAACTGGGTCACAGACCTTAGGCAGGGTAAATAACTTGTAGCTGGACTTTAAATGAATATTATTGGTCATACATAGTAATTCTTAGGTGTTATTCAGTCGGTGATTACAGGACATAAGAAATTTTACAACAGCATTTGAAGTCAAGCCTACAAAAATCAAAAGATCGTAAACGCTGTAGGCTATAACAA
The DNA window shown above is from Manis javanica isolate MJ-LG chromosome 3, MJ_LKY, whole genome shotgun sequence and carries:
- the NPHP3 gene encoding LOW QUALITY PROTEIN: nephrocystin-3 (The sequence of the model RefSeq protein was modified relative to this genomic sequence to represent the inferred CDS: inserted 1 base in 1 codon; substituted 11 bases at 11 genomic stop codons), translated to MLGTRHRLVLKDEETIKEKDELLREAQGEVAREHQLRSIEVKDSLGFENTELETKDLGNEDSIPEEDDLGNVLWDICDEREQMEAFQQATNSAHELGFEKNPRTNIRKMHPLLKIVNNSFIDLLTPSNISAXXNFGSLLGIYLVLQILTGLFLAIHYTADTSTAFSSVTHICXDINYRXIIGYIHANGASTFFICLFMHIGRGIYYGSFAYNETRNTGILLLFTVIATAFIGYVLPXGQISFXGVIVITNLLSTIPNIGSNLIEXIXGGFSVDKATLTRFFAFHFILPFIILGLTLVHLLFLHETGSNNPIGIVSDSDKIPFHPYYTTKDILGLFLMIIALIMLALFFPNLPXDPNNYIPANPLNTPPHIKPEYFLFAYAILXLGGVLALVLSILVLAIIPLLHTSKQQTITFRPLSQIIFXLLVADLLVLTXIGGQPIEHPFILIGQAASILYFTLILAAIAIAGIIENNLIK